Below is a window of Stappia sp. DNA.
CGCTCGCGGCACCCGACCTGCTCGGCGTCGACGTGGAGGCGACCGGACGGCGGACCAGCCTCGACATCGCGAAACGCTTCTTCGCGCCCGGCGAGGTGCGGGATCTGGCGGCCCTGCCGGTCGGCCTTCACCGCGCCCGCTTTTTCGCGCTGTGGACGCTGAAGGAAAGCTACATCAAGGCGCGCGGTCTGGGTCTGGCGATCCCGCTGGACGGTTTCGCCTTTTCCTTCCCCGGCACGGATGGCATCGGGTTCCGGCCCGATGCGGACGCGGCCGTGCCGGCCGGGAGTTGGCGCTTCGCGCAAGCAACGGTGGGGAGCGGCCATGCGCTGGCGGTGGGCTGCGCCGCGCCGGTGCCCCCGCGCCTTGCCGTTTTCGAGGCGGTGCCCGGGGTGCGCTTTCGCCCGCTGGACCTCGCCTGGTCGCGGCGCTCGCACGGTGCATGACGACCGACGGCCGCCGAAGGTCCGGCGGCCGTCGTCAACCAGGTCGGCTTGAGGCGCGGGCCGTCTCAGGCCGCGCCGTCGTCCTTGGACAGTTCCTTGGCGTGCAGCCAGGCGGCGTGCTGGGGCGCGCGCTTGGTCTTCGACCATTCCTCCAGCATGTCCCACTTCACGGCGTCGAGCTTCTTCAGCATCTCCTCTTCCGCCGGATCCGGGCAGGCGAGTTCGATGCGGTGGCCGTTGGGGTCGAAGAAGTAGATGGAATGGAAGATCGAGTGGTCGGTGACGCCGAGCACCTCGATGCCGTTCTTCTCCAGCTTCTCCTTGTAGGCCAGCAGCGTGTCGCGGTCCTTCACCTTGAAGGCGATGTGCTGCACCCATTCCGGGGTGTTGGGGTCCTTGCCCATCTCCGGCTTGGTCGGCAGCTCGAAGAAGGCGAGCACATTGTCGTTCCCGGCGTCGAGGAAGACATGCATGTAGGGGTCCGGCTCATGGGTGGAGGGCACCTTGTCCTCGGCGATGGCCAGCACGAAGTCCATGTTCAGGTTGTCGACATACCAGTTGACGGTTTCCTTGGCGTCCTTGCACCGGTAGGCGACGTGGTGGATCTGCTCGATTTTCATGGGGTTCGGTCCTTCCGTCATTGTCGGAACGCCCCGTCCGCGTTCGCGCGTTTCGGCCATGTGAACACGGTCGGCCCCTCCCCGGCCGGCCGTCTCCGTTTCCTCAGGGACGTTTCGCCGCGGCGAAGGCCGCCGCGAGCACGTCGCGATCGCCGATATGGTTGGCGAGCACCAGCACGAGGCGGGCGTTGAGCGCCTCGCTGTCCTCCCGGCTCAGGCCCTCGTGCGCGGCCAGCAATTCGGCGTAGAAGCCGTCCGGGTCGGGGATGTTGGGCTCGAGCGTGAGCGTGGTTTTCTCGGTGGTCGTCATGGCTGTCCTCCTCAGGCCCGGCCGGTGGCGGTCTTCACGGCCGCCGCGACCGCGTCGCCGTCATAGGCGGTCCAGCGCGCGGCGACATGCTGGTCGGGCCGCATCAGATAAACGGCGCTCGCCGCATTGCCGAGGTAGCGCGCGGCCAGCGCGCCGGTCGGATCGTCTTTGGCCGAGACCGCAAGGCGGGTGACCGCGATACCGTCGACGTCGAGCGTGTCGGGCGCCTCCGCGTCGATGGTGAGCAGCTGGAAGCCGCCGCCGAGGCGATCGATCAGCCAGCCGTCGGCAAGTGGGGCGTCGCTGGCCGGGGCGCCGGGGCGCGCGCGGGCCGGCAGACCCGGCGCATCGGGGCCATTGAGCGGCGATCCGTCGTAGATCGAGGGCAGCGACAGGCGGCCCGAATTGACCAGCGGCCGGGCGAAGGCGTGATGCTCGGCCAGATCCAGCACCGCGTCGCGGAACACCCGGCTTGCGTGGCTCTTCGGCGTGATGAAGTCGGTCGAGCGCGACGAGTTGAGGATGTTCTCGTCCGCCGCATAGACGCGTTCGGCGTCGTAGCTGTCGAGCAGGGCTTCCGGCGCCGTGCCGTCGATCACCAGTTTCAGCTTCCAGATCAGATTGTCCGTGTCCTGGAAGCCGGAGTTGGCGCCGCGCGCGCCGAAGGGCGAGACCTGATGCGCGGCGTCGCCGGCGAAGATCACCCGGCCGTGGCGGAACCGCTCCATGCGCCGGCACTGGAAGGTGTAGATCGACACCCATTCCAGATCGTAGTCGGTGTCCTCGCCGAGCATGGCCTTGAGCTTCGGCGCGATTCTTTCCGGGTCCTTCTCGGCCTCGCGGTCGATGTCCCAGCCGAGCTGCAGGTCGATGCGCCAGACGTCGTCCGGCTGCTTGTGCAGCAGCGCCGACTGACCCTTGTTGAAGGGCGGGTCGAACCAGAACCAGCGTTCGGTCGGAAAATCGGCCTTCATCACCACGTCGGCGATGAGGAAATTGTCCTCGAAGACCCGGCCGACGAAGTCGAGCCCGAGCATCGCGCGGGTCGGCGAGGCCGCACCGTCGCAGGCGATCAGCCAGTCGGCGTCCATCTGGTACGGCCCGTCCGGCGTTTCCACGGTCAGGCGGGCGCCCGTGTCGTCCGGCTTGACGGCGGTGACCTTGTTGCCGCCGCGCAGCTCGATGCGCTTGCCCTCGGACTTGAGGGCGCGCACCCGGTCGACCAGATACTGCTCGAGGTAATACTGCTGCAGGTTGATGAAGGCCGGCCGCTTGTGGCCGTCCTCCGGCAACAGGTTGAAATCATAGACCTTGCGCTCGTCGAAGAAGACCTTGCCGAGGTTCCACACCACGCCCTTGTCGACCATCGCGTCGCCGCAGCCGAGCCGGTCGAGGATTTCCAGCGGGCGCTTGGCGAAGCAGATGGCGCGCGAGCCCCAGCTCACCTTGTCGTTTTCATCGAGGACGACGACGGGCACATCCGCTTGCGCCAGATCGATGGCCGCGGCAAGTCCCACCGGGCCCGCGCCCAGCACCACGACCGGGTGGCGCACCGGCGTCGCCGCGTCCTGATCGGGCGAGCGCGCATAGGGGTAAAGCGGCGTTTCGAAAATCTTGGTCATGTCTCCTCCCACAGAGCCGAAAACCGAAAGCGGGAGAGGCCTCCCGGCGCGTCAGGGCGCCGCGAGGCCTCGGGTCGTCAGCCCTGCAGGGCCTCCCACATCTCCTTGTCGCGCTGGGCGGTCCAGATGCGCGGCGTGTCGATGTCGCGGGCCTCGTCATAGGCGCGCGCCACGTTGAACGGCAGGCAGTGCTCGTAGATCGCGTAATCGGAGAACTTCGGATCGCATTCGGCGCGACAGGCGTCGAAGGCCTCCTTCAGCGAGCCGCCCCGAAGCGCGACCTGCGCCACCGGGCGATAGGTCGAGGTGACGAAATCCGCGGTTGCGTCGAGCGCGGCATGGACCATCTCCTTGCCGACGAGCGCATCGCCCCGGCCCGGCGCGATGGCATCGACGTCGAAGGCCCGGATTTCCTCGAGCGTACCCGGCCAGTCGTGGAAATGCCCGTCGCCGCAATAGCAGGCCGAGTGGTATTCCACGATGTCGCCGGTGAACATGACGTTCTCGTCCGGCACATGGATGACGATGTCGCCGGCGGTATGTGCACGGCCGAGGAACATCAGATCCACGCGGCGGTTGCCGAGATAGACGCTCATGCGGTCGTTGAAGGTGGTGGTCGGCCAGGTGAGCGGCGGAATGTCCTCGACCCTGTCATAGCCCTGGAACAGGCGCGGGAAGCGCATGAACTCGGACTCGCGGTCCTCCATGCCGCGTTCCACCACCATGGCGCGCGCCTTTTCGCTCATCACGATGTTGGGCGCGTTGTAGGCGGCGGCGCCCAGCACGCGCACGGCGTGATAATGGGTGAGCGTCAGATGGGTGATCGGCTTGTCGGTGACCTCGCGCACCTTCTCGATCACCTTGTTGGCGAGACGTGGCGTGGCCTGCGCCTCGACGATCATCACGCTGTCGTCGCCGATGATGACGCCGGTGTTGGGGTCGCCTTCGGCGGTGAAGGCCCAAAGGTCGCGGCCGATCTCGGTGAAGGAGATTGTCTTCTCGGTCATGTCGCCCTGGGAGGCGAAGGTCTTGGCCATGGGTCGGCTCCGGAAATGCGAAGGGAAAGGGAAGCGGCGCGGGCGGTCCGCGCCGGATGCGCCGGAGGCGTCAGGCGCGCTCGTATTTCTCGACCGTCTGCTCGATGGCACCGAAGATCGAATGACCGTCCTTGTCCTTCATCTCGATGCGCACGGTGTCGCCGAAGCGCATGAAGGGCGTCTTCGGTTCGCCGGTCTCGATGGTCTCGATCATCCGGATCTCGGCGATGCAGGAATAGCCGACGCCGCCGGCGGAGACCGGCTTGCCCGGCCCGCCGTCGAGCTTGTTGGAGACGGTGCCCGAGCCGATGATCGCACCGGCGCCGAGCGGGCGCGTCTTCGCCGCATGGGCGATCAGGGTCGGGAAATCGAAGGTCATGTCGATCCCTGCGTCGGCGCAGCCGAAGCGCTCGCCGTTGTAGTCGACGAGGAGCGGCAGCTTGAGCTTGCCGCCGTCCCAGGCGTCGCCAAGCGCGTCCGGTGTCACCGCGACCGGCGAGAAGGCCGAGGATGGCTTGGACTGGAAGAAGCCGAAGCCCTTGCCGAGTTCCGCCGGGATCAGCCCGCGCAAGCTCACGTCATTGACCAGCATGACCAGGCGGATCGCGGCGCGGGCTTCCTCCACGCTCGCGCCCATCGGCACGTCGTCGACGATGACGGCGACCTCGCCCTCCATGTCGATGCCCCAGGCCTCGTCGCCCATGCGGATCGGGTCGCGGGGCGCGAGGAAGGTGTCGGAGCCGCCCTGATACATCAGCGGATCGGTCCAGAAGGAGGGCGGCATCTCCGCGCCGCGCGCCTTGCGCACCAGTTCCACGTGGTTGACGTAGGCCGAGCCGTCCGCCCACTGATAGGCGCGCGGCAGCGGCGACAGGGCGTCGTGCTCGTGAAAGCGCAGG
It encodes the following:
- a CDS encoding 4'-phosphopantetheinyl transferase superfamily protein, with protein sequence MRTWNEPPPLAPGAVHLWLARDGEIRDAAEVQAGTQVLSEAERARAARYRCPDQAHQSRLAHGLKRHVLSLYRPEVAPDRWRFDAGSHGKPRLAGSGVPLAFNLSHARGLIALAVARSETLAAPDLLGVDVEATGRRTSLDIAKRFFAPGEVRDLAALPVGLHRARFFALWTLKESYIKARGLGLAIPLDGFAFSFPGTDGIGFRPDADAAVPAGSWRFAQATVGSGHALAVGCAAPVPPRLAVFEAVPGVRFRPLDLAWSRRSHGA
- a CDS encoding VOC family protein, encoding MKIEQIHHVAYRCKDAKETVNWYVDNLNMDFVLAIAEDKVPSTHEPDPYMHVFLDAGNDNVLAFFELPTKPEMGKDPNTPEWVQHIAFKVKDRDTLLAYKEKLEKNGIEVLGVTDHSIFHSIYFFDPNGHRIELACPDPAEEEMLKKLDAVKWDMLEEWSKTKRAPQHAAWLHAKELSKDDGAA
- a CDS encoding DUF2783 domain-containing protein, producing MTTTEKTTLTLEPNIPDPDGFYAELLAAHEGLSREDSEALNARLVLVLANHIGDRDVLAAAFAAAKRP
- a CDS encoding FAD-dependent oxidoreductase; the encoded protein is MTKIFETPLYPYARSPDQDAATPVRHPVVVLGAGPVGLAAAIDLAQADVPVVVLDENDKVSWGSRAICFAKRPLEILDRLGCGDAMVDKGVVWNLGKVFFDERKVYDFNLLPEDGHKRPAFINLQQYYLEQYLVDRVRALKSEGKRIELRGGNKVTAVKPDDTGARLTVETPDGPYQMDADWLIACDGAASPTRAMLGLDFVGRVFEDNFLIADVVMKADFPTERWFWFDPPFNKGQSALLHKQPDDVWRIDLQLGWDIDREAEKDPERIAPKLKAMLGEDTDYDLEWVSIYTFQCRRMERFRHGRVIFAGDAAHQVSPFGARGANSGFQDTDNLIWKLKLVIDGTAPEALLDSYDAERVYAADENILNSSRSTDFITPKSHASRVFRDAVLDLAEHHAFARPLVNSGRLSLPSIYDGSPLNGPDAPGLPARARPGAPASDAPLADGWLIDRLGGGFQLLTIDAEAPDTLDVDGIAVTRLAVSAKDDPTGALAARYLGNAASAVYLMRPDQHVAARWTAYDGDAVAAAVKTATGRA
- a CDS encoding MBL fold metallo-hydrolase; the protein is MAKTFASQGDMTEKTISFTEIGRDLWAFTAEGDPNTGVIIGDDSVMIVEAQATPRLANKVIEKVREVTDKPITHLTLTHYHAVRVLGAAAYNAPNIVMSEKARAMVVERGMEDRESEFMRFPRLFQGYDRVEDIPPLTWPTTTFNDRMSVYLGNRRVDLMFLGRAHTAGDIVIHVPDENVMFTGDIVEYHSACYCGDGHFHDWPGTLEEIRAFDVDAIAPGRGDALVGKEMVHAALDATADFVTSTYRPVAQVALRGGSLKEAFDACRAECDPKFSDYAIYEHCLPFNVARAYDEARDIDTPRIWTAQRDKEMWEALQG
- a CDS encoding fumarylacetoacetate hydrolase family protein, with translation MKLATLKDGTRDGKLVVVNAALTRCTEATHIAPTLQAALDDWARVAPKLETLAESLEHDAVPSLRFHEHDALSPLPRAYQWADGSAYVNHVELVRKARGAEMPPSFWTDPLMYQGGSDTFLAPRDPIRMGDEAWGIDMEGEVAVIVDDVPMGASVEEARAAIRLVMLVNDVSLRGLIPAELGKGFGFFQSKPSSAFSPVAVTPDALGDAWDGGKLKLPLLVDYNGERFGCADAGIDMTFDFPTLIAHAAKTRPLGAGAIIGSGTVSNKLDGGPGKPVSAGGVGYSCIAEIRMIETIETGEPKTPFMRFGDTVRIEMKDKDGHSIFGAIEQTVEKYERA